In Chrysemys picta bellii isolate R12L10 chromosome 3, ASM1138683v2, whole genome shotgun sequence, a single genomic region encodes these proteins:
- the ACP1 gene encoding low molecular weight phosphotyrosine protein phosphatase isoform X1 — MTVRRREEGRTLLLWCCPGRKMAAEVKSVLFVCLGNICRSPIAEAVFRKLVTDENIENKWRIDSAATSTYEIGNPPDFRGQTCMRKHGITMNHIARQITKDDFLTFDYILCMDESNLRDLKRKSNQVKNCTAKIELLGSYDPQKQLIIEDPYYGNEKDFETVYEQCVRCCKAFLEKSH, encoded by the exons ATGACAGTCCGgagaagggaagaaggaaggacCCTTCTTCTTTGGTGCTGCCCGGGAAGGAAGATGGCGGCCGAGGTAAAGTCTGTGCTCTTCGTGTGTCTGG GGAACATTTGCCGATCACCCATAGCTGAAGCAGTTTTTAGAAAACTTGTAACTGATGAAAACATTGAAAATAAG TGGAGAATAGACAGTGCAGCAACATCTACTTATGAAATAGGCAACCCTCCTGATTTTCGGGGACAGACTTGTATGAGGAAGCATGGCATTACCATGAATCATATTGCCAGACAG ATTACTAAAGATGATTTCCTTACATTTGATTATATACTTTGCATGGATGAAAGCAACCTAAG AGATCTGAAAAGAAAAAGTAATCAAGTTAAAAATTGTACAGCTAAAATTGAACTCCTTGGGAGCTATGATCCACAGAAACAGCTTATTATTGAAGATCCATACTAT GGAAATGAAAAAGACTTTGAGACTGTTTACGAGCAGTGTGTTAGATGCTGTAAGGCATTTTTGGAGAAGTCTCATTAG
- the ACP1 gene encoding low molecular weight phosphotyrosine protein phosphatase isoform X2, translating to MTVRRREEGRTLLLWCCPGRKMAAEVKSVLFVCLGNICRSPIAEAVFRKLVTDENIENKWMTDSGAISDWNVGCSPDARALSCLRNHGIETAHKARQITKDDFLTFDYILCMDESNLRDLKRKSNQVKNCTAKIELLGSYDPQKQLIIEDPYYGNEKDFETVYEQCVRCCKAFLEKSH from the exons ATGACAGTCCGgagaagggaagaaggaaggacCCTTCTTCTTTGGTGCTGCCCGGGAAGGAAGATGGCGGCCGAGGTAAAGTCTGTGCTCTTCGTGTGTCTGG GGAACATTTGCCGATCACCCATAGCTGAAGCAGTTTTTAGAAAACTTGTAACTGATGAAAACATTGAAAATAAG tgGATGACAGACAGTGGTGCCATTTCTGACTGGAATGTGGGGTGCTCCCCAGATGCAAGGGCTTTAAGCTGTCTAAGAAATCATGGCATTGAGACAGCCCATAAAGCACGGCAG ATTACTAAAGATGATTTCCTTACATTTGATTATATACTTTGCATGGATGAAAGCAACCTAAG AGATCTGAAAAGAAAAAGTAATCAAGTTAAAAATTGTACAGCTAAAATTGAACTCCTTGGGAGCTATGATCCACAGAAACAGCTTATTATTGAAGATCCATACTAT GGAAATGAAAAAGACTTTGAGACTGTTTACGAGCAGTGTGTTAGATGCTGTAAGGCATTTTTGGAGAAGTCTCATTAG